CTGTTGGTCAGACAGCCGGATCAGACCCTTTTACTGCAGAATATTTATGGACAATATGTCCATTTCAATCAGGAAGGCTTTGTCGACGAGGAGAAACTCGCCGCGGCAACCCGCCATACCGATAAAGACCTGGGTCAGGATTACCATAATGAATTCATGTGGTTTCCCACTGAAACGGAAATTGAAAAAATCAAGGCGGCCGTTGGCGAGGTTCTTTAAGCCGTCCGGCGGGCCGATACTGGAGATCAGTCATGGATAAAAAACCGGGATGCAAAGAGGCCAGACCCTCTGTGTTCGCCTCCGGCGGCGACCCTGAAAGCCGGGATTGGCTGGCAGGAGATCTGCATGTTTATGTGGAGCCCTGGCGGGCTCGTTTCGAATGGCCGGATGGCTATCCGCGGCGGATCAAGGTTCCCGATGCGCTGGTAGATTGGGATGTCGATTATCCCGATTACGATCCGCCCTATTACGTTGCTCCCGAGGTGCTGGCCAACGACCGCACCCGAAAGGAGGGTGGCTGGGCCGATCCGGAAGACATCGCCATGGCCGAAGCTTTGCCAGTGCAGAGTTTCGAAGGGCCGATCCGATTCGATGCCAAGGGCCGGCCGCTCAATCCCCGAGGGCGTTCCGGAATCGCCGGGCGCGGCCTGCTTGGCAAGTGGGGCGTTAATTACGCCGCCGATCCCATCGTCACGCGCATCAACAAGCAGTTCGGCGACGTTGAAATGCTGGCGATTCAACGCAAGGATAACGGATTGTGGGCCATCCCCGGCGGTATGGTCGACGCTGGCGAAGAGGTGAGCCGCACGCTTGCCCGGGAATTGTCTGAAGAAACCGGCGTGAGTCTCGACATGAATCGTGGCAAGCTGATTTATCGCGGCTTTGTCGATGACCCCCGTTCCACCGACCACGCGTGGATCGAGACCACGGTTCGGCATCTGCATCTGAGTTCCGAGGATGCCGCGGATCTGGAGCCCCGCGCCGGCAGTGATGCCCGTTCGGTTTACTGGCTGCCTCTGACCGAGAAGAGCCTCCAGAAATTGTATGCAGGGCACGGTTACTTCGTCGTTTCCGCCCTGGCGCAGTTACTTCGCGACGAACCGGAGGCTTTGCCGAAAAAAATGCTGGCTGTCCTGCGGTCCTATTACAAATAAATTCCGCCATAGGCCGAGAGGGGTGGCGGCGTCCGTCTTTCCCGGCCGTTTTTTCCCGTCCGGCAAAAGGGGCAAGGCATGACCCCGTGGTTTTTCAAAGCGCTGCTGGCCCTTGTATTGATAGGGTTGCAGCGCTTTTTCTACAAGGTGGCGGCGGAACGCGGCTGCAATACCGCGCTGACCAGCCTGGTTTTTATGGCGACGGTGGCGGTGGTCAGCTGGTCACAGTTTTTGTGCGGGGCGGACCGGGGAGATCCGCGCCTTTCCATGGTGCTTTGGGGATTGGTCAATGGCGTGGCGTTTCTGGCCAGTGCGGCGCTGACCATTGAAGCGTTGCGGCGGATCCCGGCTGTTGTCGGGTATTCGATCACGCGCCTCAGCACGGTATTCGCAACCCTGTTTTCGGTGTTTTTCTTTCAGGACCGGCTCTGGCCGCGGCAGTGGTGCGGCATTTTGCTGGCCATTGCCGTACTGCTGCTGTTTGCTCGCCGGTCAGCGGCAGGCTCCCCGGCGGAGGAGGTTGCGGGCCGATACCGGTGCGGGGTGGCTCTGGCGCTGCTTGCCATGGTGGCCGGGACCGTGGCCACCGTTTCCAGTAAATTTGCCGCCCTGCACGCGGATAAGTGGGGATTTATGGCAATCGCCTATAGCTTCAGTGCCGCGGCCGCGGGTTTGTGGCGATACCGCCAGTGGCAAAATGTCTCGTCAGCGGCGCTGAAGGCGCCAGTAATTATCGGCATAATCATGGGGGGGCTGAATCTGATTGGCTTTTACCTGTTCCTTTGGGCGCTGGAGACCGGCCCGCTGGCCGTTATCGCGCCGCTGGTCGGTTTGCATTTCACCATAGCGGTTCTGCTTTCAGCGGTTCTGTATCGTGAGCGGCTCGATTTCCGGGGGGGGCTTGGAATCCTTCTGGCGGTGGCCGCAGTTCTGTTGATGAAAGCCTGAGTCCTGTTTCCGCCGTTTTTTTGCTCCTGTTTTGGTTTGCCTGTTTTTTTAGGGTGTTTCACCTGGTCAGGGGTTTTTCCCCACGGTCTTATCCACTTTTTATCCACATCCTTTCCAGTTCATATGCACAATATATAGGGCAGT
This portion of the Syntrophotalea acetylenica genome encodes:
- a CDS encoding ADP-ribose pyrophosphatase yields the protein MDKKPGCKEARPSVFASGGDPESRDWLAGDLHVYVEPWRARFEWPDGYPRRIKVPDALVDWDVDYPDYDPPYYVAPEVLANDRTRKEGGWADPEDIAMAEALPVQSFEGPIRFDAKGRPLNPRGRSGIAGRGLLGKWGVNYAADPIVTRINKQFGDVEMLAIQRKDNGLWAIPGGMVDAGEEVSRTLARELSEETGVSLDMNRGKLIYRGFVDDPRSTDHAWIETTVRHLHLSSEDAADLEPRAGSDARSVYWLPLTEKSLQKLYAGHGYFVVSALAQLLRDEPEALPKKMLAVLRSYYK
- a CDS encoding DMT family transporter; translation: MTPWFFKALLALVLIGLQRFFYKVAAERGCNTALTSLVFMATVAVVSWSQFLCGADRGDPRLSMVLWGLVNGVAFLASAALTIEALRRIPAVVGYSITRLSTVFATLFSVFFFQDRLWPRQWCGILLAIAVLLLFARRSAAGSPAEEVAGRYRCGVALALLAMVAGTVATVSSKFAALHADKWGFMAIAYSFSAAAAGLWRYRQWQNVSSAALKAPVIIGIIMGGLNLIGFYLFLWALETGPLAVIAPLVGLHFTIAVLLSAVLYRERLDFRGGLGILLAVAAVLLMKA